A stretch of Triticum aestivum cultivar Chinese Spring chromosome 1D, IWGSC CS RefSeq v2.1, whole genome shotgun sequence DNA encodes these proteins:
- the LOC123182965 gene encoding oligopeptide transporter 7 isoform X1, with product MASSSHQEELHEQGQEDEEGEDHDQHGDQITAPLLQPSSSPEEGEEWEEAENSPVEQVALTVPVGDDPSTPVLTFRMWVLGATACVALSFLNTFFGYRKEPLEITAISAQVAVVPLGRLMAAALPERAFFRGRRWEFTLNPGPFNVKEHVLITIFANAGAGSVFAINLVTALRVFYGKPISFLVSLLVVLTSQVLGFGWAGIFRRYLVEPAAMWWPSNLVQVSLFRALHEKERRRKGGMTRTQFFMVAFACSFAYYIFPGYLFEMLTSISWICWIFPASVVAQQLGSGLHGLGIGAIGLDWSSISSYLGSPLASPLFATANIAVGFFIYIYLVTPIAYWFNVYKARNFPIFSDGLFTATGQKYNISSIVDSEFHFDANAYEKNGPLYISTFFAVSYGLGFACLTATIVHVILFHGSEIWQLSKSAFQDRKMDVHTKLMRRYRQVPEWWFICILVASAAITVFTCEYYIEQLQLPWWGILLACALSIFYTLPIGIITATTNQTPGLNIITEYIMGYLYPGRPVANMCFKVYGHVAPRQALAFLQDFKLGHYMKIPPRTMFMAQVVGTLISAFVYLGTAWWMMDTIPNMCNTELLPAGSPWTCPYDHLFYDASVIWGLISPRRIFGDLGTYSAVNWFFLGGAIAPLLVWLAHKAFPGQKWILLVNMPVLLGGISHMPPATAVNYTAWICVAFLSGYVVYKYRHNWWKRHNYLLSGALDSGLAFMAVLIYLCLELDNITLNWWGNVSDGCPLASCPTAKGIIVHGCPVHN from the exons ATGGCCTCCTCCTCCCACCAAGAAGAACTGCATGAACAAGGCCAGGAAGACGAAGAAGGGGAAGACCACGACCAGCATGGTGACCAAATCACCGCCCCACTTC TGCAGCCATCAAGTTCGCCCGAGGAAGGAGAAGAATGGGAGGAGGCGGAGAACTCGCCGGTGGAGCAGGTGGCGCTGACGGTGCCGGTGGGAGACGACCCGTCGACGCCGGTGCTGACGTTCCGGATGTGGGTGCTCGGCGCGACCGCCTGCGTGGCGCTCTCCTTCCTCAACACCTTCTTCGGGTACCGCAAGGAGCCGCTGGAGATCACGGCCATCTCGGCGCAGGTCGCCGTGGTGCCGCTGGGCCGGCTCATGGCCGCGGCGCTGCCCGAGCGCGCCTTCTTCCGGGGCCGGCGGTGGGAGTTCACGCTCAACCCGGGGCCGTTCAACGTCAAGGAGCACGTGCTCATCACCATCTTCGCCAACGCCGGCGCCGGCAGCGTCTTCGCCATCAACCTCGTCACGGCCCTCCGGGTCTTCTACGGCAAGCCCATCTCCTTCTTGGTCTCCCTCCTCGTCGTCCTCACCAGCCAG GTGCTGGGGTTCGGGTGGGCGGGCATATTCCGGCGGTATCTCGTGGAGCCGGCGGCGATGTGGTGGCCGTCCAACCTTGTGCAGGTCTCCCTCTTCAG GGCACTTCATGAGAAGGAACGAAGGCGCAAAGGCGGCATGACGCGCACTCAATTCTTCATGGTGGCATTCGCGTGCAGTTTTGCCTACTACATCTTCCCAGGCTACCTGTTTGAGATGCTCACTTCCATTTCCTGGATCTGTTGGATCTTCCCCGCCTCTGTAGTCGCTCAACAGCTTGGCTCAGGCCTCCACGGCCTTGGCATAGGTGCAATTGGGCTTGACTGGTCATCCATCTCCTCGTACCTCGGAAGCCCTCTCGCTAGCCCCTTGTTTGCCACTGCCAACATTGCCGTGGGCTTCTTCATCTACATTTATCTAGTCACGCCCATCGCCTACTGGTTCAACGTCTACAAGGCGCGGAACTTCCCCATCTTTTCAGATGGTCTCTTTACGGCGACTGGTCAGAAATACAACATCTCTAGTATTGTGGATTCCGAGTTCCACTTCGATGCAAATGCCTATGAGAAGAATGGGCCACTATACATAAGCACATTCTTTGCTGTCAGCTATGGTcttggttttgcttgcctgaccgCAACGATTGTCCATGTTATCCTTTTCCATGGAAG TGAAATTTGGCAGTTAAGCAAATCAGCTTTCCAGGATAGAAAGATGGATGTACACACAAAGCTTATGAGGAGATACAGGCAGGTCCCTGAATGGTGGTTTATTTGCATCCTTGTCGCCAGTGCTGCAATCACCGTGTTCACTTGTGAGTACTACATTGAGCAACTTCAGTTACCCTGGTGGGGGATACTGCTTGCATGTGCCCTTTCCATTTTCTACACCCTTCCAATTGGAATCATCACAGCAACAACCAACCAG ACTCCAGGTTTGAATATCATCACGGAGTACATCATGGGTTACTTATATCCTGGACGACCTGTTGCAAACATGTGTTTCAAGGTATATGGCCACGTTGCCCCTCGTCAAGCTCTAGCATTTCTGCAAGATTTTAAGTTGGGCCACTACATGAAGATTCCCCCAAGGACCATGTTTATGGCTCAG GTTGTAGGCACTTTGATATCAGCATTTGTGTACCTTGGAACAGCATGGTGGATGATGGACACAATCCCCAATATGTGCAACACCGAGCTCCTCCCAGCAGGCAGCCCTTGGACCTGCCCTTACGATCATTTATTCTACGATGCATCAGTCATATGGGGCCTTATCAGCCCACGCAGAATATTCGGTGATTTGGGAACTTACTCTGCTGTGAACTGGTTCTTTTTGGGCGGTGCCATTGCTCCCCTCCTTGTCTGGCTTGCACACAAGGCATTCCCAGGCCAAAAATGGATCTTACTTGTCAATATGCCTGTGCTGCTTGGTGGAATCAGTCATATGCCTCCTGCCACTGCAGTCAACTACACGGCGTGGATATGCGTTGCATTTTTGTCAGGTTATGTGGTCTATAAGTACCGACATAACTGGTGGAAGAGACACAATTACCTTCTTTCAGGTGCCCTTGATTCTGGTTTGGCATTCATGGCTGTCTTGATATATTTATGCCTGGAACTAGATAACATCACTTTGAACTGGTGGGGCAATGTCTCAGATGGATGTCCTCTGGCTTCTTGCCCCACTGCAAAGGGTATAATTGTACATGGTTGTCCGGTGCATAATTGA
- the LOC123182965 gene encoding oligopeptide transporter 7 isoform X4, with protein sequence MNKARKTKKGKTTTSMPSSSPEEGEEWEEAENSPVEQVALTVPVGDDPSTPVLTFRMWVLGATACVALSFLNTFFGYRKEPLEITAISAQVAVVPLGRLMAAALPERAFFRGRRWEFTLNPGPFNVKEHVLITIFANAGAGSVFAINLVTALRVFYGKPISFLVSLLVVLTSQVLGFGWAGIFRRYLVEPAAMWWPSNLVQVSLFRALHEKERRRKGGMTRTQFFMVAFACSFAYYIFPGYLFEMLTSISWICWIFPASVVAQQLGSGLHGLGIGAIGLDWSSISSYLGSPLASPLFATANIAVGFFIYIYLVTPIAYWFNVYKARNFPIFSDGLFTATGQKYNISSIVDSEFHFDANAYEKNGPLYISTFFAVSYGLGFACLTATIVHVILFHGSEIWQLSKSAFQDRKMDVHTKLMRRYRQVPEWWFICILVASAAITVFTCEYYIEQLQLPWWGILLACALSIFYTLPIGIITATTNQTPGLNIITEYIMGYLYPGRPVANMCFKVYGHVAPRQALAFLQDFKLGHYMKIPPRTMFMAQVVGTLISAFVYLGTAWWMMDTIPNMCNTELLPAGSPWTCPYDHLFYDASVIWGLISPRRIFGDLGTYSAVNWFFLGGAIAPLLVWLAHKAFPGQKWILLVNMPVLLGGISHMPPATAVNYTAWICVAFLSGYVVYKYRHNWWKRHNYLLSGALDSGLAFMAVLIYLCLELDNITLNWWGNVSDGCPLASCPTAKGIIVHGCPVHN encoded by the exons ATGAACAAGGCCAGGAAGACGAAGAAGGGGAAGACCACGACCAGCATG CCATCAAGTTCGCCCGAGGAAGGAGAAGAATGGGAGGAGGCGGAGAACTCGCCGGTGGAGCAGGTGGCGCTGACGGTGCCGGTGGGAGACGACCCGTCGACGCCGGTGCTGACGTTCCGGATGTGGGTGCTCGGCGCGACCGCCTGCGTGGCGCTCTCCTTCCTCAACACCTTCTTCGGGTACCGCAAGGAGCCGCTGGAGATCACGGCCATCTCGGCGCAGGTCGCCGTGGTGCCGCTGGGCCGGCTCATGGCCGCGGCGCTGCCCGAGCGCGCCTTCTTCCGGGGCCGGCGGTGGGAGTTCACGCTCAACCCGGGGCCGTTCAACGTCAAGGAGCACGTGCTCATCACCATCTTCGCCAACGCCGGCGCCGGCAGCGTCTTCGCCATCAACCTCGTCACGGCCCTCCGGGTCTTCTACGGCAAGCCCATCTCCTTCTTGGTCTCCCTCCTCGTCGTCCTCACCAGCCAG GTGCTGGGGTTCGGGTGGGCGGGCATATTCCGGCGGTATCTCGTGGAGCCGGCGGCGATGTGGTGGCCGTCCAACCTTGTGCAGGTCTCCCTCTTCAG GGCACTTCATGAGAAGGAACGAAGGCGCAAAGGCGGCATGACGCGCACTCAATTCTTCATGGTGGCATTCGCGTGCAGTTTTGCCTACTACATCTTCCCAGGCTACCTGTTTGAGATGCTCACTTCCATTTCCTGGATCTGTTGGATCTTCCCCGCCTCTGTAGTCGCTCAACAGCTTGGCTCAGGCCTCCACGGCCTTGGCATAGGTGCAATTGGGCTTGACTGGTCATCCATCTCCTCGTACCTCGGAAGCCCTCTCGCTAGCCCCTTGTTTGCCACTGCCAACATTGCCGTGGGCTTCTTCATCTACATTTATCTAGTCACGCCCATCGCCTACTGGTTCAACGTCTACAAGGCGCGGAACTTCCCCATCTTTTCAGATGGTCTCTTTACGGCGACTGGTCAGAAATACAACATCTCTAGTATTGTGGATTCCGAGTTCCACTTCGATGCAAATGCCTATGAGAAGAATGGGCCACTATACATAAGCACATTCTTTGCTGTCAGCTATGGTcttggttttgcttgcctgaccgCAACGATTGTCCATGTTATCCTTTTCCATGGAAG TGAAATTTGGCAGTTAAGCAAATCAGCTTTCCAGGATAGAAAGATGGATGTACACACAAAGCTTATGAGGAGATACAGGCAGGTCCCTGAATGGTGGTTTATTTGCATCCTTGTCGCCAGTGCTGCAATCACCGTGTTCACTTGTGAGTACTACATTGAGCAACTTCAGTTACCCTGGTGGGGGATACTGCTTGCATGTGCCCTTTCCATTTTCTACACCCTTCCAATTGGAATCATCACAGCAACAACCAACCAG ACTCCAGGTTTGAATATCATCACGGAGTACATCATGGGTTACTTATATCCTGGACGACCTGTTGCAAACATGTGTTTCAAGGTATATGGCCACGTTGCCCCTCGTCAAGCTCTAGCATTTCTGCAAGATTTTAAGTTGGGCCACTACATGAAGATTCCCCCAAGGACCATGTTTATGGCTCAG GTTGTAGGCACTTTGATATCAGCATTTGTGTACCTTGGAACAGCATGGTGGATGATGGACACAATCCCCAATATGTGCAACACCGAGCTCCTCCCAGCAGGCAGCCCTTGGACCTGCCCTTACGATCATTTATTCTACGATGCATCAGTCATATGGGGCCTTATCAGCCCACGCAGAATATTCGGTGATTTGGGAACTTACTCTGCTGTGAACTGGTTCTTTTTGGGCGGTGCCATTGCTCCCCTCCTTGTCTGGCTTGCACACAAGGCATTCCCAGGCCAAAAATGGATCTTACTTGTCAATATGCCTGTGCTGCTTGGTGGAATCAGTCATATGCCTCCTGCCACTGCAGTCAACTACACGGCGTGGATATGCGTTGCATTTTTGTCAGGTTATGTGGTCTATAAGTACCGACATAACTGGTGGAAGAGACACAATTACCTTCTTTCAGGTGCCCTTGATTCTGGTTTGGCATTCATGGCTGTCTTGATATATTTATGCCTGGAACTAGATAACATCACTTTGAACTGGTGGGGCAATGTCTCAGATGGATGTCCTCTGGCTTCTTGCCCCACTGCAAAGGGTATAATTGTACATGGTTGTCCGGTGCATAATTGA
- the LOC123182965 gene encoding oligopeptide transporter 7 isoform X2, giving the protein MASSSHQEELHEQGQEDEEGEDHDQHVQPSSSPEEGEEWEEAENSPVEQVALTVPVGDDPSTPVLTFRMWVLGATACVALSFLNTFFGYRKEPLEITAISAQVAVVPLGRLMAAALPERAFFRGRRWEFTLNPGPFNVKEHVLITIFANAGAGSVFAINLVTALRVFYGKPISFLVSLLVVLTSQVLGFGWAGIFRRYLVEPAAMWWPSNLVQVSLFRALHEKERRRKGGMTRTQFFMVAFACSFAYYIFPGYLFEMLTSISWICWIFPASVVAQQLGSGLHGLGIGAIGLDWSSISSYLGSPLASPLFATANIAVGFFIYIYLVTPIAYWFNVYKARNFPIFSDGLFTATGQKYNISSIVDSEFHFDANAYEKNGPLYISTFFAVSYGLGFACLTATIVHVILFHGSEIWQLSKSAFQDRKMDVHTKLMRRYRQVPEWWFICILVASAAITVFTCEYYIEQLQLPWWGILLACALSIFYTLPIGIITATTNQTPGLNIITEYIMGYLYPGRPVANMCFKVYGHVAPRQALAFLQDFKLGHYMKIPPRTMFMAQVVGTLISAFVYLGTAWWMMDTIPNMCNTELLPAGSPWTCPYDHLFYDASVIWGLISPRRIFGDLGTYSAVNWFFLGGAIAPLLVWLAHKAFPGQKWILLVNMPVLLGGISHMPPATAVNYTAWICVAFLSGYVVYKYRHNWWKRHNYLLSGALDSGLAFMAVLIYLCLELDNITLNWWGNVSDGCPLASCPTAKGIIVHGCPVHN; this is encoded by the exons ATGGCCTCCTCCTCCCACCAAGAAGAACTGCATGAACAAGGCCAGGAAGACGAAGAAGGGGAAGACCACGACCAGCATG TGCAGCCATCAAGTTCGCCCGAGGAAGGAGAAGAATGGGAGGAGGCGGAGAACTCGCCGGTGGAGCAGGTGGCGCTGACGGTGCCGGTGGGAGACGACCCGTCGACGCCGGTGCTGACGTTCCGGATGTGGGTGCTCGGCGCGACCGCCTGCGTGGCGCTCTCCTTCCTCAACACCTTCTTCGGGTACCGCAAGGAGCCGCTGGAGATCACGGCCATCTCGGCGCAGGTCGCCGTGGTGCCGCTGGGCCGGCTCATGGCCGCGGCGCTGCCCGAGCGCGCCTTCTTCCGGGGCCGGCGGTGGGAGTTCACGCTCAACCCGGGGCCGTTCAACGTCAAGGAGCACGTGCTCATCACCATCTTCGCCAACGCCGGCGCCGGCAGCGTCTTCGCCATCAACCTCGTCACGGCCCTCCGGGTCTTCTACGGCAAGCCCATCTCCTTCTTGGTCTCCCTCCTCGTCGTCCTCACCAGCCAG GTGCTGGGGTTCGGGTGGGCGGGCATATTCCGGCGGTATCTCGTGGAGCCGGCGGCGATGTGGTGGCCGTCCAACCTTGTGCAGGTCTCCCTCTTCAG GGCACTTCATGAGAAGGAACGAAGGCGCAAAGGCGGCATGACGCGCACTCAATTCTTCATGGTGGCATTCGCGTGCAGTTTTGCCTACTACATCTTCCCAGGCTACCTGTTTGAGATGCTCACTTCCATTTCCTGGATCTGTTGGATCTTCCCCGCCTCTGTAGTCGCTCAACAGCTTGGCTCAGGCCTCCACGGCCTTGGCATAGGTGCAATTGGGCTTGACTGGTCATCCATCTCCTCGTACCTCGGAAGCCCTCTCGCTAGCCCCTTGTTTGCCACTGCCAACATTGCCGTGGGCTTCTTCATCTACATTTATCTAGTCACGCCCATCGCCTACTGGTTCAACGTCTACAAGGCGCGGAACTTCCCCATCTTTTCAGATGGTCTCTTTACGGCGACTGGTCAGAAATACAACATCTCTAGTATTGTGGATTCCGAGTTCCACTTCGATGCAAATGCCTATGAGAAGAATGGGCCACTATACATAAGCACATTCTTTGCTGTCAGCTATGGTcttggttttgcttgcctgaccgCAACGATTGTCCATGTTATCCTTTTCCATGGAAG TGAAATTTGGCAGTTAAGCAAATCAGCTTTCCAGGATAGAAAGATGGATGTACACACAAAGCTTATGAGGAGATACAGGCAGGTCCCTGAATGGTGGTTTATTTGCATCCTTGTCGCCAGTGCTGCAATCACCGTGTTCACTTGTGAGTACTACATTGAGCAACTTCAGTTACCCTGGTGGGGGATACTGCTTGCATGTGCCCTTTCCATTTTCTACACCCTTCCAATTGGAATCATCACAGCAACAACCAACCAG ACTCCAGGTTTGAATATCATCACGGAGTACATCATGGGTTACTTATATCCTGGACGACCTGTTGCAAACATGTGTTTCAAGGTATATGGCCACGTTGCCCCTCGTCAAGCTCTAGCATTTCTGCAAGATTTTAAGTTGGGCCACTACATGAAGATTCCCCCAAGGACCATGTTTATGGCTCAG GTTGTAGGCACTTTGATATCAGCATTTGTGTACCTTGGAACAGCATGGTGGATGATGGACACAATCCCCAATATGTGCAACACCGAGCTCCTCCCAGCAGGCAGCCCTTGGACCTGCCCTTACGATCATTTATTCTACGATGCATCAGTCATATGGGGCCTTATCAGCCCACGCAGAATATTCGGTGATTTGGGAACTTACTCTGCTGTGAACTGGTTCTTTTTGGGCGGTGCCATTGCTCCCCTCCTTGTCTGGCTTGCACACAAGGCATTCCCAGGCCAAAAATGGATCTTACTTGTCAATATGCCTGTGCTGCTTGGTGGAATCAGTCATATGCCTCCTGCCACTGCAGTCAACTACACGGCGTGGATATGCGTTGCATTTTTGTCAGGTTATGTGGTCTATAAGTACCGACATAACTGGTGGAAGAGACACAATTACCTTCTTTCAGGTGCCCTTGATTCTGGTTTGGCATTCATGGCTGTCTTGATATATTTATGCCTGGAACTAGATAACATCACTTTGAACTGGTGGGGCAATGTCTCAGATGGATGTCCTCTGGCTTCTTGCCCCACTGCAAAGGGTATAATTGTACATGGTTGTCCGGTGCATAATTGA
- the LOC123182965 gene encoding oligopeptide transporter 7 isoform X3, translating to MNKARKTKKGKTTTSMVTKSPPHFPSSSPEEGEEWEEAENSPVEQVALTVPVGDDPSTPVLTFRMWVLGATACVALSFLNTFFGYRKEPLEITAISAQVAVVPLGRLMAAALPERAFFRGRRWEFTLNPGPFNVKEHVLITIFANAGAGSVFAINLVTALRVFYGKPISFLVSLLVVLTSQVLGFGWAGIFRRYLVEPAAMWWPSNLVQVSLFRALHEKERRRKGGMTRTQFFMVAFACSFAYYIFPGYLFEMLTSISWICWIFPASVVAQQLGSGLHGLGIGAIGLDWSSISSYLGSPLASPLFATANIAVGFFIYIYLVTPIAYWFNVYKARNFPIFSDGLFTATGQKYNISSIVDSEFHFDANAYEKNGPLYISTFFAVSYGLGFACLTATIVHVILFHGSEIWQLSKSAFQDRKMDVHTKLMRRYRQVPEWWFICILVASAAITVFTCEYYIEQLQLPWWGILLACALSIFYTLPIGIITATTNQTPGLNIITEYIMGYLYPGRPVANMCFKVYGHVAPRQALAFLQDFKLGHYMKIPPRTMFMAQVVGTLISAFVYLGTAWWMMDTIPNMCNTELLPAGSPWTCPYDHLFYDASVIWGLISPRRIFGDLGTYSAVNWFFLGGAIAPLLVWLAHKAFPGQKWILLVNMPVLLGGISHMPPATAVNYTAWICVAFLSGYVVYKYRHNWWKRHNYLLSGALDSGLAFMAVLIYLCLELDNITLNWWGNVSDGCPLASCPTAKGIIVHGCPVHN from the exons ATGAACAAGGCCAGGAAGACGAAGAAGGGGAAGACCACGACCAGCATGGTGACCAAATCACCGCCCCACTTC CCATCAAGTTCGCCCGAGGAAGGAGAAGAATGGGAGGAGGCGGAGAACTCGCCGGTGGAGCAGGTGGCGCTGACGGTGCCGGTGGGAGACGACCCGTCGACGCCGGTGCTGACGTTCCGGATGTGGGTGCTCGGCGCGACCGCCTGCGTGGCGCTCTCCTTCCTCAACACCTTCTTCGGGTACCGCAAGGAGCCGCTGGAGATCACGGCCATCTCGGCGCAGGTCGCCGTGGTGCCGCTGGGCCGGCTCATGGCCGCGGCGCTGCCCGAGCGCGCCTTCTTCCGGGGCCGGCGGTGGGAGTTCACGCTCAACCCGGGGCCGTTCAACGTCAAGGAGCACGTGCTCATCACCATCTTCGCCAACGCCGGCGCCGGCAGCGTCTTCGCCATCAACCTCGTCACGGCCCTCCGGGTCTTCTACGGCAAGCCCATCTCCTTCTTGGTCTCCCTCCTCGTCGTCCTCACCAGCCAG GTGCTGGGGTTCGGGTGGGCGGGCATATTCCGGCGGTATCTCGTGGAGCCGGCGGCGATGTGGTGGCCGTCCAACCTTGTGCAGGTCTCCCTCTTCAG GGCACTTCATGAGAAGGAACGAAGGCGCAAAGGCGGCATGACGCGCACTCAATTCTTCATGGTGGCATTCGCGTGCAGTTTTGCCTACTACATCTTCCCAGGCTACCTGTTTGAGATGCTCACTTCCATTTCCTGGATCTGTTGGATCTTCCCCGCCTCTGTAGTCGCTCAACAGCTTGGCTCAGGCCTCCACGGCCTTGGCATAGGTGCAATTGGGCTTGACTGGTCATCCATCTCCTCGTACCTCGGAAGCCCTCTCGCTAGCCCCTTGTTTGCCACTGCCAACATTGCCGTGGGCTTCTTCATCTACATTTATCTAGTCACGCCCATCGCCTACTGGTTCAACGTCTACAAGGCGCGGAACTTCCCCATCTTTTCAGATGGTCTCTTTACGGCGACTGGTCAGAAATACAACATCTCTAGTATTGTGGATTCCGAGTTCCACTTCGATGCAAATGCCTATGAGAAGAATGGGCCACTATACATAAGCACATTCTTTGCTGTCAGCTATGGTcttggttttgcttgcctgaccgCAACGATTGTCCATGTTATCCTTTTCCATGGAAG TGAAATTTGGCAGTTAAGCAAATCAGCTTTCCAGGATAGAAAGATGGATGTACACACAAAGCTTATGAGGAGATACAGGCAGGTCCCTGAATGGTGGTTTATTTGCATCCTTGTCGCCAGTGCTGCAATCACCGTGTTCACTTGTGAGTACTACATTGAGCAACTTCAGTTACCCTGGTGGGGGATACTGCTTGCATGTGCCCTTTCCATTTTCTACACCCTTCCAATTGGAATCATCACAGCAACAACCAACCAG ACTCCAGGTTTGAATATCATCACGGAGTACATCATGGGTTACTTATATCCTGGACGACCTGTTGCAAACATGTGTTTCAAGGTATATGGCCACGTTGCCCCTCGTCAAGCTCTAGCATTTCTGCAAGATTTTAAGTTGGGCCACTACATGAAGATTCCCCCAAGGACCATGTTTATGGCTCAG GTTGTAGGCACTTTGATATCAGCATTTGTGTACCTTGGAACAGCATGGTGGATGATGGACACAATCCCCAATATGTGCAACACCGAGCTCCTCCCAGCAGGCAGCCCTTGGACCTGCCCTTACGATCATTTATTCTACGATGCATCAGTCATATGGGGCCTTATCAGCCCACGCAGAATATTCGGTGATTTGGGAACTTACTCTGCTGTGAACTGGTTCTTTTTGGGCGGTGCCATTGCTCCCCTCCTTGTCTGGCTTGCACACAAGGCATTCCCAGGCCAAAAATGGATCTTACTTGTCAATATGCCTGTGCTGCTTGGTGGAATCAGTCATATGCCTCCTGCCACTGCAGTCAACTACACGGCGTGGATATGCGTTGCATTTTTGTCAGGTTATGTGGTCTATAAGTACCGACATAACTGGTGGAAGAGACACAATTACCTTCTTTCAGGTGCCCTTGATTCTGGTTTGGCATTCATGGCTGTCTTGATATATTTATGCCTGGAACTAGATAACATCACTTTGAACTGGTGGGGCAATGTCTCAGATGGATGTCCTCTGGCTTCTTGCCCCACTGCAAAGGGTATAATTGTACATGGTTGTCCGGTGCATAATTGA